The genomic stretch AGGGTTTGTTTCTCCAACAATAGCGGCATGAGTTCCTTTGAACGCTATCTCCAACACGTCTCCTTTTTGATTGGACTTCCATGCCCCGTACAACTTTTTCCCTTTGTTCAGAGCGTCTGCCGGTTTTAGCTTCCTGATGTCCCATGCTTGCCAATATTCAGGGATGGATATTTTTGTTCCATCCACTTGTAAAGGCATCCATACATAAGTGGCGGCTGAGGCCTGATGCGGATAAGACCAACGATCCCCCATAAACATAGGTATGGTATCATTACCGCATTTCAACGGGAATACAAATGTACTTTGCGAATTGTAGGTCAGCTTGCCTTCCGGGCAGAACAGCCCTTGTTTCGTCCAAGGACCTTCTATCTGGGGAGCCGTAAAATAGAAGTTGTCATTTTTCTCCCAACTGGTCAGGTTTGAGGTAAGCATGAAATAGACACCGTTCTTTTTGAACATGGCCGGTGATTCGCCCATGCCTTTAATGTGGGCCACTTCAGCCTCTATCGAACGGTAATCATCGCTTAACCGATAAACAGGGCCATGATGAATCAGTAAATATCCTTTTCCATCGGTGTCCTGAAAGGTTCCCATATCCCAGCGTTTTACAGGTTGTCCCTTATAGAGTAACGGTCCCTGCAACTGATAGTCACCTGCAATCGTTTTGCAGGTGGCTAAACCGATATAAGGGTCCTTGTATCCCATATCATCGGCATGCATCAGCATGATATACTCGCCCGTCTTAGGGCATTTCATCACTTTTACACGCTCACCTACGCGATTGGGGCCAAGGATGCCTTCGGGTTGGACTCTAAGGACAATGTTCTCGAATTTCCAGTTTACAAGATCATCCGAAGAATAACATGAGAAGCCGGGGAAAGCGTTACTTTTGTCCGATTTCCATTCTCCGAAAAGATAATATCTTCCGTTTTCTTCCACAATACAAGCGCCATGTGCATTGACAATATTTCCCTTGTCATCAAACCATGGAATACCGTTGACTACTAAATTGTTTTGAGCTGTAGCTGTTCCTGCTTTCAATAAGAGGAACAACAAGAATAGTAAATATTTCATCATGTTCTTATTGTATATTCATATTTTATTTATTCAATAATGCACTAATGTTCTATCTTGAACATTAATATAAAAATTATAGGTTGGAATCTTTACGCTATCTATTTTTATTATTATGCAAAGATCGTAATATCAAAATAGAGAACAAATGGATTTTGATTTCAATTCCTGTGTTTTTGTACAAAAAACCATATCTTCAATCTGTTTGTTTATAAGTGATAAATAGAAAAAGAGATATTCATAATTTTTTTGAGGATCATTGTGTTTTTGGAAAAACAAATAGTTGGTCAAGAATGACTCCTTTATCTATTGCTTTTACTTGAAGACAATGTTTCTCATTTTGGGAAAGTGGGAGGGTGAAATGTAAGATTGCTTTGTTTCTTAATACATTTTCTTTCCATATTTCACTTCGCCCATATGTTTCGTAATTACTTGCAGGAATCTGCTGCCCGTCAAGTGAAAGCGCAATGCGAATTGACTTTCCTTCAATAGGATGACAAGGAAGTAAATGTACTTCAATCTCTACAGAATCAGTATTTATTGCGTCAAATGTATAGTTTACACTCTTATTTTTCGGGATGGTTATGGCTTTTTCTTCATAACCGAGGCCTTCACAGGGGGAGTAATCCCCATTTGTGCAGTCTGCTCCATTCCATTTGGCAATGTACTTGCGTTCTTTTATTATAGGAGAAGTCGCAGCTTTATGATCTACAGGTTCAAATACTGGTAAACGCCTAGGTTGAAAATCCATCATTCTATGCCATTTACTATTATTATGGAAACCTATATTATAGATACGTGTTAGTGAAGCAATACTATCAAATGCTGCATCACTTTTTGACCATGATTCCAGCCCGTGGCGAGCTTTTTGAGCATAAAGTATTTTTTTATTCATTTCCGCTGATGCCTGCAAAGGGTATTTGACTAATTGGAAATAGGCGTCTTGACGTTCCGGAATAACTTTATTAAAGCAAGTTTCTACCTCATCTTCCAATTTTTGATAGGCCGCTAAACGTGTGTCAATATATTTTTCGCTCCATGGCATATCTTTTATAATACGATAATCGTTGGTGTGATACTCTTCTTCACGAGTATTTCCCATGAATTCCGGCTTGCGGATATATGCTAATCGATAATGTTCTTTCATCAGAGGTAAAAGACGTTTGCCCAACTGGTTACCGAATTCTCTTTGTAGGAAATGGCTGAGATGCTTTGTGATACCCTGTTTTCTGACGGAGTGAATGTCCCAAGCCATATCCATGAATAATTCTATCTGATATTCAGCAGGCTTGATGTCACCTACATTCAATACCCATAATTTTTGTATGCCACTATCATAGGCGGTCGTCATTTGTTGATAGAGTAGTGCGGGTGAGAAAGTACCCAACCATAGATAATCATGTGGGCGTCCCCAATAAGATATGTGGTAATACACACCGTTTCCTCCTTTCCGCTGACGTTCTTCATCCGTAGGAAAATGATGAATATATCCATAGTTGTCATCGCACCACATCAAGCATACATCTTCAGGAACTTCAAGTCCTGCGTCATATATATCCATAACTTCTTTATAAGGAATAAAGACTTGTGGAACTTTTGTTACGTCTTGGTTAACATATTGTTGTAGTAAATGACGTTGGTCAGCAAATACATGTTGCAACACGGCTTTCTGTTCCTTTATCGTTTTTGCACCATTCATAGCTCCGTCGTGTACTCCACGCATACCTATAGTATAAAGTATGGGTTGGTTTGCCACTTCCTTTACTCTTTGTTCCCAAAATTCATAAACATTTTTGCTGTTGTTCACATAATCGTATTCTCCTTTTCCTCGTTTTCTCCATTCACCGGCTGTGCTTGAAGCCATTGGTTCGCAGTGTGAACCTCCAATGTAGATACCGTATTGTTCAGCTACTTCACGATTTCCTTGTGTTAAGAAAAAAGGTTGCGTACATTCATGCATGGCAGGCCAATAGGTATTTGCACGTAAGCGTAACATTAATTCGAAAATGCGCGCATTGGTCTTGGGACCAATACGACCGGGTTTGTGCCAAGGTTCGTAGTGTAGGCTTGACCATGGCATTAATCCCCAATCTTCATCATTGATAAAGATACCGCGAAATTCTACGGAAGGAGCTTGCAGATTTACGTAGCCGTTTGCAAGCGAAAAGGATGATCGTTTTAGAGGCATAACATCAGCCCACCATTCCCAAGGTGACACGCCTATCAGCCGGGAAATTTCCAGTATTCCATATGCGACGCCATGTGCATCACTTCCCGTTACATAAAGTTGGTCATCCGAAACTTTAAGTTGGAAAGCTTCTTTACGTTTATCTAACAGGGTGGTGTCTTTATTAATAATAATATTACCTTCTTTTCCTATACAGACATCCGATGACAATACTGCTTGGAAATCATTTACTAGCATTTTAAGTGCTGATTTTACTACCGGTTCCATTTCTGTTGTATCACAAGCTATATGAATTGTGTGCCCACTTTTCAGTTCAAAACCGTTGGCCTTTACTACTATCATTAATAATAATAGATGTATGATTGTATGTCGCATATTCTGTTTTAAATTATTAATTTTCCAACAACAACTTTCCTTGATTGGTCTTTTTCTGATACTTAAAAAGGGCATATCAAAAATATTGTATGCTCTGAAATTTTATCAATATGTTTTGATATGCCTTTTGTGTATAAATTTATTTATTAATAATCCTATCAATAGCCTGCATTTTGCTCTATTCCTTCCGAATCTTGATCAATAACAGTTTGTGGAATTGGTCTTAATAAAATATGGTTATCCATTTTGTTTGTTTTCTTTGCTAGATTATTATGTTTTAATGTACGTT from Phocaeicola dorei encodes the following:
- a CDS encoding family 43 glycosylhydrolase; the protein is MMKYLLFLLFLLLKAGTATAQNNLVVNGIPWFDDKGNIVNAHGACIVEENGRYYLFGEWKSDKSNAFPGFSCYSSDDLVNWKFENIVLRVQPEGILGPNRVGERVKVMKCPKTGEYIMLMHADDMGYKDPYIGLATCKTIAGDYQLQGPLLYKGQPVKRWDMGTFQDTDGKGYLLIHHGPVYRLSDDYRSIEAEVAHIKGMGESPAMFKKNGVYFMLTSNLTSWEKNDNFYFTAPQIEGPWTKQGLFCPEGKLTYNSQSTFVFPLKCGNDTIPMFMGDRWSYPHQASAATYVWMPLQVDGTKISIPEYWQAWDIRKLKPADALNKGKKLYGAWKSNQKGDVLEIAFKGTHAAIVGETNPHGGYAKVSVLNTEKDTVYSSLVDFYSKYPEKAIRIITPKMSKANYTLQVEVTGIRPVWTDKTKTIYGSDDTFVTIDNVYHF
- a CDS encoding glycosyl hydrolase 115 family protein, with the translated sequence MRHTIIHLLLLMIVVKANGFELKSGHTIHIACDTTEMEPVVKSALKMLVNDFQAVLSSDVCIGKEGNIIINKDTTLLDKRKEAFQLKVSDDQLYVTGSDAHGVAYGILEISRLIGVSPWEWWADVMPLKRSSFSLANGYVNLQAPSVEFRGIFINDEDWGLMPWSSLHYEPWHKPGRIGPKTNARIFELMLRLRANTYWPAMHECTQPFFLTQGNREVAEQYGIYIGGSHCEPMASSTAGEWRKRGKGEYDYVNNSKNVYEFWEQRVKEVANQPILYTIGMRGVHDGAMNGAKTIKEQKAVLQHVFADQRHLLQQYVNQDVTKVPQVFIPYKEVMDIYDAGLEVPEDVCLMWCDDNYGYIHHFPTDEERQRKGGNGVYYHISYWGRPHDYLWLGTFSPALLYQQMTTAYDSGIQKLWVLNVGDIKPAEYQIELFMDMAWDIHSVRKQGITKHLSHFLQREFGNQLGKRLLPLMKEHYRLAYIRKPEFMGNTREEEYHTNDYRIIKDMPWSEKYIDTRLAAYQKLEDEVETCFNKVIPERQDAYFQLVKYPLQASAEMNKKILYAQKARHGLESWSKSDAAFDSIASLTRIYNIGFHNNSKWHRMMDFQPRRLPVFEPVDHKAATSPIIKERKYIAKWNGADCTNGDYSPCEGLGYEEKAITIPKNKSVNYTFDAINTDSVEIEVHLLPCHPIEGKSIRIALSLDGQQIPASNYETYGRSEIWKENVLRNKAILHFTLPLSQNEKHCLQVKAIDKGVILDQLFVFPKTQ